A DNA window from Porites lutea chromosome 6, jaPorLute2.1, whole genome shotgun sequence contains the following coding sequences:
- the LOC140942265 gene encoding uncharacterized protein KIAA1958-like, which produces MASRFKDLDVSVEDFISEQENESTKKKTLQNVAVLQQFLASKNEERKLEEIPPEELNEYLSEFIITVRTKDKQEEYEPSSLRGFIASFERYLKKKNYGHSIIKDLQFEKTRKALSSKQKDLKRKGKGNKPNASVAISEDDIQVLYEKKLLGTERPEALLNTLWLNNTTQFGLRGCKEHRDMCWGDVKLKKTSTGVEFLEYGERQTKTRLGDDTNDVRPIAPKMFSLPNSDRCPVLTYKVFAEKRPTQMNFDEAPFYLAVNNIKTDSLDKKPWFKQSPVGVNKLNSIMKVMSEKAELNKPRLKNHSGRKTMMQTLVNEEIPPTDIIQLSGHRNLQSVNNYATVSEKQQMKMSRTLSAFTTGIVSKKDAPREESSCGSSSENNKMLVSQQRTEHTVTSSTCGQQQALQIFAGATISGGNIHVSINTLNKSPILPTSPKPKYQRYKRLLSSDSESD; this is translated from the coding sequence atggcatcaagatttaAGGATTTAGATGTGTCTGTGGAGGATTTCATCTcagaacaagaaaacgaaagcactaaaaagaaaactttgcaaaatgtaGCCGTGCTGCAACAATTCCTAGCATCGAAAAACGAGGAACGAAAACTTGAAGAGATCCCTCCAGAGGAGCTGAATGAATATTTGAGCGAATTCATCATAACAGTCCGCAccaaagacaaacaagaagaatacGAACCAAGCTCCCTTCGAGGATTCATTGCAAGCTTTGAGAGAtatctcaaaaagaaaaattacggtCACAGCATCATCAAAGACCTGCAattcgagaaaacaagaaaagctttGTCATCCAAGCAGAAAGATTTGAAACGCAAAGGGAAAGGCAATAAACCAAATGCATCTGTCGCTATCAGTGAAGACGACATACAAGTTCTCTACGAGAAAAAACTTCTAGGAACTGAGAGACCTGAAGCTCTGCTGAACACACTCTGGTTGAATAACACAACTCAGTTCGGTCTTCGCGGCTGCAAAGAGCACAGGGACATGTGCTGGGGCGACGTGAAGCTCAAGAAAACATCAACTGGAGTGGAATTTCTTGAATACGGAGAACGACAAACAAAAACCCGCCTCGGAGATGACACGAACGATGTTAGGCCGAtagctccaaaaatgttttcacttccAAATAGCGACAGATGTCCAGTGTTGACTTACAAGGTTTTCGCCGAAAAGAGACCGACTCAAATGAACTTTGACGAGGCGCCGTTTTATCTAGCGGTAAACAACATCAAGACAGACTCGCTCGACAAAAAGCCGTGGTTCAAACAGTCTCCTGTTGGTGTGAACAAACTCAATTCTATTATGAAGGTCATGTCAGAAAAAGCCGAACTTAATAAACCTCGACTTAAAAATCACAGTGGTAGAAAGACAATGATGCAGACCTTGGTGAACGAAGAAATCCCTCCCACTGACATAATTCAACTCTCAGGTCACAGAAATCTTCAAAGCGTTAACAACTACGCGactgtttctgaaaaacaacagatgaaAATGTCACGTACGCTTAGTGCATTTACCACTGgaattgtttctaaaaaagatgCCCCAAGAGAGGAAAGTTCGTGTGGAAGCtcaagtgaaaataacaaaatgcttgtgAGCCAGCAGCGCACAGAACACACTGTCACGTCTTCCACTTGTGGTCAACAACAAGCGCTACAAATTTTCGCTGGAGCTACGATAAGCGGTGGAAACATTCATGTTTCGATCAACACACTCAACAAATCACCTATATTGCCGACAAGCCCGAAGCCTAAATATCAAAGGTACAAAAGACTCTTAAGTTCTGATTCTGAGTCCGACTAG